A stretch of the Acyrthosiphon pisum isolate AL4f chromosome A2, pea_aphid_22Mar2018_4r6ur, whole genome shotgun sequence genome encodes the following:
- the LOC115033040 gene encoding uncharacterized protein LOC115033040, translating to MAVVDANLSFIYIDVGSYGKESDSNIFKETFVFVGDGAFALHTNLLRPYPQRGLNDERRIFNYRLSRARRTVECAFGVLANKWRVLHTTILVSPKFVDDIVKSCCVLHNFVRKRDGYNFEDMESECNLDDIEVRGTGSRSNGIEIREAYAEYFVHEGAVPFQNRVL from the exons ATGGCAGTAGTTGATGCCAATTTgagttttatttacattgatgTAGGATCTTACGGTAAAGAATCagattctaatatttttaaggaaA CCTTTGTTTTTGTTGGTGATGGGGCATTTGCCCTTCACACAAATCTATTAAGGCCGTATCCACAACGAGGACTCAACGACGAACgtagaatttttaattaccgTTTGTCCAGAGCTAGACGCACTGTAGAATGTGCTTTTGGAGTACTTGCCAACAAATGGCGAGTATTACATACTACTATTTTAGTAAGTCCCAAATTTGTCGACGATATAGTAAAATCCTGTTGTGTCTTACATAACTTTGTCCGAAAAAGAGATGGATATAATTTTGAAGATATGGAAAGTGAATGCAATTTAGACGACATCGAGGTAAGAGGAACGGGTTCTCGGTCCAATGGGATTGAAATACGAGAAGCGTATGCGGAATATTTTGTACATGAAGGTGCCGTGCCATTTCAAAATCGCGTACTTTAA
- the LOC107884628 gene encoding uncharacterized protein LOC107884628, whose protein sequence is MVHRCVICHSNSTKNPNLSFHRFPKDPEKREVWINNLNLKMQIKDWHQICSLHFSPMSYVFSNERKILKFDALPVCHEERETLNNAAILPDELTPEDFSLTASVSQNVEEIHVLSQTPPTLSLSENIDGIHVLSQTPPTLSHSENIDGIHVLSQEPICSHTTPHSEEFMIKRKFHSSSRVGDLDEDDFITPKRRKRNLAVVKNSIFNLRRKNKLLHQKNVRLQKKCKNLSDIINQLKEKCMISDVAAVDLEVIFLLYS, encoded by the exons atggttcatCGATGCGTAATTTGCCACTCCAACTCGACTAAAAATCCAAATCTAAGTTTTCACCG GTTTCCAAAAGATCCTGAAAAACGTGAAGTatggataaataatttaaatttaaaaatgcaaataaaagaTTGGCATCAAATATGCAGCCTACATTTTTCTCCAATGAGCTATGTATTTAGCAATgagagaaaaatattaaaatttgatgcaCTACCAGTATG tcATGAAGAAAGAGAAACATTGAATAATGCTGCAATACTGCCAGATGAATTAACGCCTGAAGATTTTAGTTTGACTGCGTCTGTTTcacaaaa TGTTGAAGAAATACATGTATTATCGCAGACACCACCTACTTTGTCTCTTTCTGAAAA tattgatGGAATACATGTACTGTCACAAACACCACCTACATTGTCTCACTCTGAAAA tattgatGGAATACATGTATTGTCGCAGGAACCAATATGTTCACATACTACACCTCATTCTGAAGA attCATGATAAAAAGAAAGTTCCACTCTTCTTCAAGAGTTGGGGATTTGGACGAAGATGACTTTATAACACCCAAGAGAAGGAAACGTAATTTGgcagtagttaaaaattcaatttttaatcttCGTcgtaaaaataagttattacaccaaaaaaatGTGAGGctacaaaaaaaatgcaaaaatctaTCCGATATAATTAATCAACTTAAAGAAAAGTGTATGATATCAGATGTTGCAGCTGTAGACTtggaggtaatttttttattatattcttaa